A segment of the Malaclemys terrapin pileata isolate rMalTer1 chromosome 1, rMalTer1.hap1, whole genome shotgun sequence genome:
aggggctgggcagcagctgtGGGGCTTGGCCCTGGGGCCTGCAGCGGGCGCTGGGGGGTGTTTCTGGCTCCCTGGACTCCCCAGGCTCGGAGCTCTGGCACTGCTCTCGGGGGGCCCCGACGGGACCCTGGGGCAGTGTGACACCCCTCAGGGCGCGCGCTCACCAGGGCAAGCCCCCTTGGCTACAGtgcttcctgggtctgacctcggagcattcagccccCCGTCCATGCTCCCCACAGTGAGGACTCCTGGGGCAGCCTCACCCGCCCCCaacggggccctgcaccccccctccaCAGCCAGCACTGACGCCCAGCCAGCGTGGGACACAGGAGGTTTATTAGTGGTTGggaacacagcgtagaacagagcttgttagcacagaaagcaggaagttacagcaaagtccatcttggggaggaCCAGAGGCCTGGGCTCTCCCCGAGTCCCAAACCCGGAGTGTCCTGCAGCCAACagtctgccccccgccccagtcaTGCCCAGTTTCCCCTCCTCCGTCCTCTGTTGTCTTTCCGGCAAAACCAGTCACCTGGGCACCGCTGGGCCAGCTGGCTTCTTGCCCCAGCTGTCAGCTGCTAAGTTACAGAATTTCTGTCCTGAGTCCCACCACCTCGGTAATGGTGCCGcacactggggaaactgaggcacacactaTTCATACAACACACTATGCAAATCCCCCACTTCATCCCAGGCTGCGCGCTGGTGGCCCCCTGGCCAATGCCCggctgggagtgaggggagggggctgcctgtTTCCGGGTGCCCACCCCCGCTCAGGCCTGCCCAGCCCGGCTCAGGTCGCTGCTGTCCTCACCCGGCGCCACCAGCGGCTCCAAGAGCTCCTGGAAACTCAGCGTGTTCCTGCAGAGAGACCAGCGTGGGTCAGTGTGGGGCCGGAGAGCCTGGCCCGAGCTTGggccagcatgggggaggggcagccagccctgggggagCAGTTTAATGGGGGGTTGTGGTCGGACAGTCTGGGCCACCCTGGGGCCAGAATGAGCCTGGGGGGAAGCGGGCAGGACGGCCAGCACGGGAGTGGGATGGCCCAGGCCAGAgctgggggtcccgaccccctCCCCATGCTCCCCCTACCCCCAGGCTGAGATgccggggcggggcagggacccccagccctgcctcggAGCAGCCAGTGGGCTGGAGCGAGAGCCAAGACACCAGGGCACCCCCGGCAGCTGGCTCCCCGGCCCTGCGCTGCAGGACTGCTCCTCTGGCCCCCCCCGGCCGGCCCCCCCAGCCGCGCCGCTCCCCACGGACACCTGCCTGTGGCGCCTGGCCTGCAGGCCGTGCGTCCGCTCCCGCTTCACCTGCTCCAGGTGGTGCTTCAGCGCCTCCCTCTGCTGCGCCCGGGCCTCCTGCCAGGGGAACCGGCCATGCTGAGCCAACGCTGCCCGGGCTGGCCCCGGGCTCCTGCCccgcccagcctgccccccaggcaCCGCCAGCCGCCTGTGGGGGCACTTCTCCGGCCGGCCAAGGGCCTCAAGCGtgggggagcagagccccagagagtgcggggcaggggggcaggccaCCTCCGTGAGCCCCAGGCAGCGCCCTGCCCCgtcccagcagcccctgccccacctaggGAGGTGCCAACTCTGCTGGTGCATCTgtgccctgtcccctgccccccatgccgGGCTGGATCCCACCCCAGGGGCAACAGCCTCCTactgctcccaccccccatcaTCCCCTTGGGCAActgccttcccctgccccccatgctgGGTTGGATCCCTCCGCCCACCCCCTGCTGAGCACCTCCCCCCGGCCCCATGCCGGGCGGGACCCCCCTTGGGCAGCAGACGGGCCCTTGCCTGCAGCTGAGGCTCCACAGGGGGCTGGGGTCTCCCCGGAAGAGTCTCCACTGACCGGTGCCTGGTGATGGACAGTCGCTCCTggaactggggggagaagggggaggcggCTTGAACCCGAGCCCGAGAGAGACCGGAGAGGGGCTGCGCTGGGGGCACGTGGTGAGGGCCCACCCTGCTGGGTGAGGTGTGTCCCCTTCTCCAGGCGCACAGCGCAGCCTGGGGCGCTCCTGGGGCCTGGCAGGGGACCGGAGCCACCATGGGGCTGGAGAATGCCCAGAGGCCAGGGTGGGACCCAGCCGTCCCCCAGCTCTGGACAGGCCAGGGCAGAGGGCGCAGCGCCGGGTGGGGTGCCAGCCTGCCGCAGAGTCACACCCCTGCCTGGCCCAGTCTGTGCCTCGAGGATCCCGTCCCACCCCCAGGGCAGTgccagggggcagctgggctctctgACCCCCACGCCGCAGGGGCCGGGCCCAGAATGGAGTGATAcaccccagcctcacccccaggGGGTACCCTGGGCaggacaccccctgccccccaccagcagggcccagcccccccacctcacccGCAGCAGCTGCCGCTCCTTGTCGCGCCGGTGCCTGCGCCCCCCCTCCAGCTGCAGCTCCGCCAGCCTGCACACGgcctcctgctgctccctcctgGAGGGGCGGATAAAGGCCTTCTCCCGGCGCAGGGGGCTGCCCCGCAGCTGGCCCCACGGGGCGGGCAGGCTGGGCTGCAATGGCACCGGAGGTGTTAGGGAGGCAGGGGGCCTGGCCAGCTGTGCGAGACACCCCCACCATGTGCCTCTCCCCCCACGGGTGACCCCTGAGCGCGGCCCAACCCCCAATCCCCAGGGCTTCCCAGGCCGCACCCCCCCCAGGGCCCCATCCTGCCCATGAGTCTGTGCAGCCGGCACCGTGACAGGCACCACACTAACCCCACAGTGCCCGGGCCAGGGAAGATGGGCATTCTGGCTGGCACCAAGCCATGGTCCAGCTGTGACTCTACGGGGCTGGGATGCGGTTAGTGGGCATAGGACAGGCCCATGCCAGGGTCATCTGGGGGGTGGCACCTGGGCCCTGTCCGCTCTGAGCTGGGACACCCCCGCTCCCAGGGGTGAGAAGCAGCACTGTTCGCTCCCCAACTGGCAGTGCCCGCTCTGGTGGGGGGCAGCTGCATACCCCTCTTGTCTCCAGGGCAGGCTCCCGGCACTCGGTGCCCCAGTCTGCTCCCCTCAGGTCGGGGGGCTCCaggcatggggggcagggctgcggcgCTGTGGGGATCACCAGATCCCTGAGCAGGtttcccaccccagccaccaACCCCCTCTCCTGCCTGGCATGGGGGCCCCCCAGCCCATGGCAaaggccacaccccctccccaccatgggcCCCgcctccatcccctgcccccgGGCTGCCCTCCCTGCTACCCCTCCTTACCCAGCAATGCCCCATGGCTTCTCCTCCACACTCGCCGTGCTGGACCCCCCAGCCGGGGCTCGCCCCACAGCCTCCAGCGCCGAGGGCTGCCTGGTCCCACGCTGGGGtatccctggggctctggccaggacgcccggggctgggtggggaaggcccaGTGGCTTCCGCTGGCTCCAGGAGCTGACGGGCCTGTGGCCCCCGCTGGGCAGCACCCTGGGCTGGCAGCGCCTCCCCGCCCCACTGCACAGGTTCCTGCGGCTGAAACACCCCCTGGTTCCCGTGCCGGGCTCGCTgggcctgcagctcctggggcccaCAATCCGCAGGCTCCCTCTGCAGCGTCCCCTGGCCCCGCCAGGGCTCCAGCGCCAtcggggcagggccctggggctccgCTGCCTCCAGTTCCTCCAGCGGCTCAGCAACCTCCGGCTCCTTCATCTCCACGGGCTCCGCGGCTCCCGGATCCCTCGGCAGCACCCcacagggcagcagggctgctggAGCCCTCCGCGGGGTGTCCCTGAGCTGGAGCGTCACTGGCCCTCTCGCCCCCTGGGCCGCCAGCTCCCTTCGTTCCAGGGGCTCCAGCACCCGCTGCCGGGACccccggggctcctcaccctccggctcctgctgctgggaccCCCGGGGCCCCTCAGTCTCTGGCTCCCGCTGCTGGGACCCCCGGGGCCCCTCGGTCTCTGGCTCCCGCTGCGGGGACCTCCGGGGCCCCTCAGTCTCCGACTTCTGCTGCAGGGACCCCCAGGGCCCCTCAGTCTCCGACTCCCGCTGCGGGGACCCCCGGGGCCCCTCAGTCTCTGGCTCCCGCTGCTGGGACCCCCGGGGCCCCTCGGTCTCTGGCTCCTGCTGCGGGGCCCCCTGCGGCCCCTCATGGTCCAGCTTCCGCTGCAGGGACACCCGGGGCTCCTCACACTCCAgttcctgctgcagggacccccgGGGCTCCTTGGTCTCCGGCTCCCACTGCAGGGACACCTGGGGCTCCTCACACTCCGGCTCCCGCTGCAGGGATACCCGGGGCTCCTTGGTCTCCGGCTCCCGCTGCGGGGACCCCCGGGGCTCCTCACACTCCggctcctgctgcagggacccccgGGGCTCCTTGGTCTCCGGCTCCCGCTGCGGGGACACgtggggctcctcaccctctggCTCCCACTGCGGGGACACCCGGGGCTCCTCACACTCTGGCTCCCGCTGCAGGGACACCCGGGGCTCCTCGGTCTCCGGCTCCCGCTGTGGGGACATCCGGGGCTCCTCGGTCTCCGGCTCCCCCTGCAGGGACCCCCGGGTCCCCTCACACTCCGGCTCCCCCTGCGGGGACCCCCAGGGCTCCTCACACTCCGGCTCCCCCTGCGGGGACATCTGGGGCTCCTCACGCTCTGGCTCCCCCTGCGGGGACCCCCGGGGCTCCTCACGCTCCAGCTCCCGCTGTGGGGACACCCGGGGCCCCTCACACTCCGGCTCCCCCTGCGGGGACCCCCGGGGCCCCTCACACTCCGGCTCCCGCTGCCGGGACACCCGGGGCCCCTCACACTCCGGCTCCCCCTGCGGGGACCCCCGGGGCTCCTCACGCTCCGGCTCCCGCTGTGGGGACACCCGGGGCCCCTCACACTCTGGCTCCCGCTGCCGGGACACGCGGGGCTCCTCACACTCCGGCTCCCCCTGTGGGGACCCCCGGGGCTCCTCAGTCTCTGGCTCCCGGGGATCCAGCGGAGCTCCCCAAGGCTGGGCTGCCTCTGGTCCTATCAGTGCCTGGGGCAGAGGAACCTGGGGACCGCCAAGTTCCCGGGGCCCAAGAGTCTCTGTCAGCAGCGCTCCCCGGGGCTGACAGGCCCCTGGTCCCCATCCCTTGAGCTCAGGGACCTGGGGAGCCTCTTGTCCCTTCAGCTCCTGGAGCAGTCGACTTTCCCGGGGCTGGAGTGGCCCCAGTGGCGTTTCATGGAGCTGTGGGACCTGTGGCCTGCCCAGCTCCCGGGGCCGGATCACTTCGGGGTCCCCCTGCAGGCGCCCCTGAGGCTGGAGTGGCCCCAGCTTGAGCTGGGGGGCCTCCCCCGGCAGCGTTGGCTGGAGTTGAGGggccggcagctcctccctgtGCAGCGTCCCCAGGGTCTGGACGCTCCCTGGCCCCAGCAGCGGGGCTGGTTTCAGCTCCCTCGGTCCCTGGGTATGATCCCCGGGGGGGTCCCTTagcacagctcccaggggccgaGGGGCTCCTGAGGGCTCCATCAGCTGAACCCCCTGGGTCCCCCACGGCTCTGGCTCGCTCTGGGGAGTGTCCCAGGGTAGAAGGGGCTCTGCCACCCTCAGGCCCTGGTGCACGGGGCCCgctgtctccctcccttcctgggcCCTTCCTTGCTCCCTCTGCAGAGATCCCTGAGGCTGAAGGGGATCTGGGGGGCCCCTCACTTCTTGGGGTGcaggggcctggggctcccggtGGAGCTGACTGGCCTGcgcctccctccatccctgtggAGCGCTAAGTTCTGACTGCGGAGCCCCCCGGAGCCGACGGGCCCGCGGCACCTGCTGTCCTTGAGGCTCCCTCAGCAGAACCCCCTGGGGCTGAGGGACCCCCAGGGACTCAGGAGCCTCCAGCTCCCTTTGCAGCCTCCCTGGGGCCTGCCGGGTCTCCAGCTGCCTGTGTGGGGACTCAGGGGGGTCCAGCCCCACCAGCTGCCTGGGCTGAAAGACCAGTGGCTCCCTTTGTTCGGGGGGCTCAAGAGCTGCTGGGTCCCCTTGTGGGGTCCCCTGGGCCTGACGGGGCCCCTGCTCCCCGTGTGGGTGCCCCTGGGGCCCCTGGTCCTGGGACTCGAGGGCCTCGGGCTCCCTCTGTAGCCCCCGCAGGGCCGTCGGCGGAGACCCCCGCAGCTGCCGTGTTTCCGGCTCTCCCCGTTCCTGGGCCCCTGGCGCCGTCTGTGGCGCTTCCTGCGGCTGAAGCGTGTGCAGCTCGTTCTGGGCCGGGATGAGCcgctgtcccctctgggggggtCCCGGGGCCTCCAGCCGACTCCGCTCATGGGGCTGCAGGGCCCCCGTTTCCCTCTGCGGCAGCTCCCAGGCGGGAAGGGCCCCCGGCTCGCTGCACGGCGTCTCCTGGGGCTTAGATGAGACACAGCCGGGCATTATAGACCCTGTATGGACCCTGAACCCCAGGAGACCCCCCCCAAGGCCCGGTGATAAACCCACtgccctgcctgggggggggtCTCTTGGGGGGTCTCCCCagagccatggggagccctgccccagagcagcatGTGGGGGAGGTTCAGGAACGGGAGGGCAGCCGGTGGGTGGGGGCTAGGCTggacacagcgccccctagtgcctgcCCTGATGGTACCTAGCCAGGACACGGGGTGCAGGCCGGAGCAGGGGCGCCCATGCGAGCTGGATGGGAGCCAGGCAGGCGCTGGGTCCTGTGTCCCAGGGCGGAGCCGGTGGTCGGGGCCGACAGGAGCCTGAGTTCTGCTCCCTGGGCTGGCGTGTTGCCCTGGTCACACGGGTGCTGTCCCGAGCCGCCTGCCCGAAACCAGCTGGGTCACCCTGCGTGGGCATCATGCCAGGCCGGGACATGGCCGCTGGCTCTGCTGCGGgcgacccccccccgcccgccccacggCACCCTGGGAATGAGGCTGGAACGCGTCCCATTCACCTGCACACAGCTGGCTCCGGCGCCACCCCGGCCTGCCACCCCTTTGCCCGCTGAGTGCCAGGGGTGCCCCTCGTGGCTCACGCCTTGAGTCCAGCGGGAGCTGGGCCGCGACGCCGCTGGTTCGGGGCCTATCGGGATGGAGGACGCAGCCTGTGATGAAAGGAAATGGGTAGTGAGGGAGCCGGTCACGGGGGCCATATCGCTGCTGTATGGAccggcaggaggggcagggacagtcatTAGACACCGAGCTGCTCGGGGAGGCAAGGGCTCCATCGCCCCCTCCAGCCCTGAGGGACCCGATGCttggagacaggggctggggggagtcccaGCTGAGAGCCGATGGCTGGGTCCCACTAACGGAGCTGGACAGTGGGGGGTGGGTGAGCTGGGGGCCTGGGCCCTTCTAGCCCCAGCTTCATCCGTGCTGTAAAACCCAACCCCCACCTCGTCTCCCTTGGCAGCAtgtccccccctaccccccgatTGCCCCCGGAGTGATGGACCCTCATTGCCGAGGCTCTTGGGACCGAACAG
Coding sequences within it:
- the LOC128830324 gene encoding histone-lysine N-methyltransferase 2D-like; translated protein: MDPVPQGAPSLQELRGLHPRGAQRPGATRQGCGAGPQGSFCTEMLLETLVVAGWRHHLRAQLYWDFQLLDSDGDGRLPARDAELLLREVPGTSASGQAWHSFLREHRQGLAWQDIEAWLSAAPQPHPELAWASGQRRRVEPETGCPGGTGAGTEDSSLLWPWAMRRHWQVLDGIWDSEPVPVALWQEALAGPRLVAGQRAVPSWTGAAEALWSGAAQARLAGLQPPAAQACPRQPLLCCALEEVAAAGGPLGEAARQAAGGFGALPAPPRETGPRRWRLEASGQAEATWQDSAGASLWELKHTQEAELSDAIEGLMGTAASSIPIGPEPAASRPSSRWTQGVSHEGHPWHSAGKGVAGRGGAGASCVQPQETPCSEPGALPAWELPQRETGALQPHERSRLEAPGPPQRGQRLIPAQNELHTLQPQEAPQTAPGAQERGEPETRQLRGSPPTALRGLQREPEALESQDQGPQGHPHGEQGPRQAQGTPQGDPAALEPPEQREPLVFQPRQLVGLDPPESPHRQLETRQAPGRLQRELEAPESLGVPQPQGVLLREPQGQQVPRARRLRGAPQSELSAPQGWREAQASQLHREPQAPAPQEVRGPPDPLQPQGSLQREQGRAQEGRETAGPVHQGLRVAEPLLPWDTPQSEPEPWGTQGVQLMEPSGAPRPLGAVLRDPPGDHTQGPRELKPAPLLGPGSVQTLGTLHREELPAPQLQPTLPGEAPQLKLGPLQPQGRLQGDPEVIRPRELGRPQVPQLHETPLGPLQPRESRLLQELKGQEAPQVPELKGWGPGACQPRGALLTETLGPRELGGPQVPLPQALIGPEAAQPWGAPLDPREPETEEPRGSPQGEPECEEPRVSRQREPECEGPRVSPQREPEREEPRGSPQGEPECEGPRVSRQREPECEGPRGSPQGEPECEGPRVSPQRELEREEPRGSPQGEPEREEPQMSPQGEPECEEPWGSPQGEPECEGTRGSLQGEPETEEPRMSPQREPETEEPRVSLQREPECEEPRVSPQWEPEGEEPHVSPQREPETKEPRGSLQQEPECEEPRGSPQREPETKEPRVSLQREPECEEPQVSLQWEPETKEPRGSLQQELECEEPRVSLQRKLDHEGPQGAPQQEPETEGPRGSQQREPETEGPRGSPQRESETEGPWGSLQQKSETEGPRRSPQREPETEGPRGSQQREPETEGPRGSQQQEPEGEEPRGSRQRVLEPLERRELAAQGARGPVTLQLRDTPRRAPAALLPCGVLPRDPGAAEPVEMKEPEVAEPLEELEAAEPQGPAPMALEPWRGQGTLQREPADCGPQELQAQRARHGNQGVFQPQEPVQWGGEALPAQGAAQRGPQARQLLEPAEATGPSPPSPGRPGQSPRDTPAWDQAALGAGGCGASPGWGVQHGECGGEAMGHCWPSLPAPWGQLRGSPLRREKAFIRPSRREQQEAVCRLAELQLEGGRRHRRDKERQLLRFQERLSITRHRSVETLPGRPQPPVEPQLQEARAQQREALKHHLEQVKRERTHGLQARRHRNTLSFQELLEPLVAPGEDSSDLSRAGQA